In Candidatus Methanomethylophilus alvi Mx1201, a genomic segment contains:
- a CDS encoding ATP-binding protein: protein MLRRKAYDALMEWKGRPHKPLLVKGQRQVGKTFIIEAFAKKNYAYFVNIDFRSDKDARKVFSGNLDVDSMIRGLEILYPDAVFEPGSTLILFDEIQDCPQAYSSLKYFALDGRYDVIGSGSLLGVALNRAEKEERMDDIPSVPVGFTEHLTMYSLDFEEFLWAKGIKKEHIDGLRTCIRERRSVPDAVHSAFSSYFREYMIVGGMPEVVQDYMDTKKLGGAINIQDRLLDDIVADINKYNTPINAAKTRECFDSIPGQLAESNKKFMYSRVDGGESRNSAQRYSENLLWIKNAGYGNFCYRVSSVETPLSAREESGHFKIYLSDTGLLIGMYGQSVRKAVAMGDSRVNLGAVAENVVAECMVKCGIEPRYYSKNKGENRMELDFVAEIGDDLSVIEVKSGKSREAPSLSKVPSIFKVDRRIMFEDTNIRISDDGVEHYPLYAAAFMDSMGDTRDIDDLLWTEPVDRDADTDAPETNLPGCDRFDL, encoded by the coding sequence ATGCTCAGGAGAAAAGCCTACGATGCCCTCATGGAATGGAAAGGGAGGCCTCACAAACCTCTGCTGGTGAAGGGGCAGAGACAGGTCGGGAAGACATTCATCATCGAGGCTTTCGCCAAAAAGAACTACGCATACTTCGTCAACATAGATTTCCGTTCGGATAAGGATGCCAGGAAGGTGTTCTCCGGGAATCTCGATGTGGATTCCATGATAAGGGGCTTGGAGATCCTATACCCGGATGCCGTCTTCGAACCTGGTTCGACGCTTATACTGTTCGATGAGATACAGGATTGTCCTCAGGCATATTCGTCACTGAAGTATTTTGCATTGGACGGCCGGTATGACGTCATCGGCAGCGGCTCACTCCTGGGAGTAGCTTTGAACAGGGCCGAGAAAGAAGAACGGATGGACGATATTCCTTCCGTTCCCGTGGGATTCACGGAACATCTGACCATGTATTCCCTGGATTTCGAGGAGTTCTTGTGGGCCAAGGGGATCAAGAAAGAACACATCGATGGATTAAGGACATGCATCCGCGAGAGGAGGTCTGTCCCCGATGCCGTACATTCCGCATTCTCATCCTATTTCAGGGAATATATGATCGTGGGAGGAATGCCAGAGGTCGTCCAGGACTATATGGATACGAAGAAACTCGGCGGGGCCATCAATATACAGGATCGCTTGTTGGATGATATCGTAGCCGACATCAACAAATACAATACCCCGATCAACGCCGCCAAGACGCGGGAATGTTTCGATTCCATACCGGGACAGTTGGCTGAATCCAACAAGAAGTTCATGTATTCCAGAGTGGACGGGGGAGAATCCAGGAATTCCGCCCAGAGATATTCGGAGAATCTTCTGTGGATAAAGAATGCGGGATACGGGAACTTCTGTTACAGGGTCTCCTCGGTGGAGACCCCGTTGAGTGCCCGCGAGGAGAGCGGTCATTTCAAGATCTATCTCTCGGACACAGGGCTTCTGATCGGGATGTACGGACAGAGCGTCCGTAAAGCGGTGGCCATGGGGGACAGCCGTGTGAATCTCGGCGCCGTCGCGGAGAACGTCGTGGCGGAATGCATGGTCAAGTGCGGCATAGAGCCGAGATACTACAGCAAGAACAAAGGCGAGAACAGGATGGAACTGGATTTCGTGGCGGAGATCGGCGATGATCTTTCCGTCATAGAAGTCAAATCGGGAAAGAGCCGTGAAGCCCCGTCGCTGTCGAAAGTACCTTCCATCTTCAAGGTCGACAGGAGGATTATGTTCGAGGACACCAACATCCGCATTTCGGATGATGGTGTGGAACATTATCCGCTGTATGCGGCGGCCTTCATGGATTCCATGGGCGATACCCGGGATATCGACGACCTCCTTTGGACGGAACCTGTGGACCGGGATGCGGATACAGACGCACCGGAAACGAATCTGCCGGGATGTGACCGATTCGATTTATAA
- a CDS encoding acyltransferase family protein, with amino-acid sequence MSETQSKRRVVELDAMKFFAIVFMITVHIFEFNFSPGDYGAAVNNAVFFLGGPAAAPAFMFCMGVTVMFSRRRGPADHIRRGFILLMMGYLLNALNGWIAMSIGYFMGYPTVSADDVIELVFIVDILHFAGMGFMLIGVLEKLKVSHLGMLIIALAMQALGYVLAGTCTGNPAVDGLLGLFVKMEFPESAFPLLNWFIFPVAGIVFSDILVCCSDHRALYSKILAVSAATFVLVTVICVSAGIDVRDFYMVDSYYNQDILKTIFSLFWVMTELSLLYFLMSRIRGVPTGDRVISAVTRVSYSLTAIYFIQWLIIGNISDVIYILDYSFEPWLFPVFVAVLVPLCMWMGVKAKSYGDSYKAARSERV; translated from the coding sequence GTGTCGGAGACCCAGAGTAAGAGACGTGTCGTCGAACTCGATGCGATGAAGTTCTTTGCGATCGTGTTCATGATAACGGTCCATATCTTCGAGTTCAATTTCTCTCCCGGAGATTACGGGGCCGCGGTCAACAACGCGGTCTTTTTCCTGGGAGGTCCCGCCGCCGCACCTGCCTTCATGTTCTGCATGGGCGTGACGGTCATGTTCAGCAGGAGAAGGGGTCCTGCCGATCACATAAGGAGGGGATTCATCCTTCTGATGATGGGATATCTGTTGAACGCCCTCAACGGATGGATCGCCATGTCCATCGGATACTTCATGGGCTATCCGACGGTCTCCGCGGACGACGTCATCGAACTGGTGTTCATAGTGGACATATTGCATTTCGCAGGGATGGGTTTCATGCTCATCGGCGTATTGGAGAAGCTGAAGGTCTCCCATCTGGGTATGTTGATCATCGCATTGGCGATGCAGGCCCTGGGTTATGTCCTGGCCGGCACGTGTACGGGAAATCCTGCCGTGGACGGTCTCCTGGGTCTGTTCGTCAAGATGGAGTTCCCGGAATCCGCGTTTCCTCTTCTGAATTGGTTCATCTTCCCTGTGGCGGGGATCGTTTTCTCGGATATCCTCGTGTGCTGTTCCGATCACAGGGCCTTATACTCCAAGATCCTGGCCGTATCGGCCGCGACCTTCGTCCTGGTCACGGTGATATGCGTTTCGGCGGGTATCGATGTGAGGGACTTCTACATGGTGGATTCCTACTATAATCAGGATATCCTCAAGACGATATTCTCCTTGTTCTGGGTCATGACGGAACTGTCCTTGCTCTACTTCCTGATGTCCAGGATCCGGGGCGTTCCGACAGGGGACAGGGTCATTTCGGCGGTGACACGCGTATCATACAGTCTCACCGCGATATATTTCATCCAATGGCTGATCATCGGGAACATATCCGATGTCATATACATCTTGGACTATTCCTTCGAGCCGTGGCTGTTCCCTGTTTTCGTAGCCGTACTCGTTCCGCTGTGCATGTGGATGGGTGTGAAGGCGAAGTCGTATGGGGATTCCTATAAGGCGGCACGTTCCGAGAGGGTATGA
- a CDS encoding tyrosine-type recombinase/integrase — protein MSKNVRTPDSCIKEFLDTKFRGGKPYTKDKCRWSLQRSKRILEEGGFDASPYRINADAVEYILEYHRSNGKLDTYIKGEIAYLNRYLKFFKNEVIKDMGIRFSADMRVNAHWLEEDQYQALMNVEKTPLQEMVIHLELRMGLRNAECCRITLDDINFKRNGPYINVKGKGRGDGKYRSVSFNVETREVIDRWMEERAKIVKIAQENIPYWKDPGYLLLWCHYKNHPEVGYYKEHTGSLDDAVLDPLREKLGFHFCNHDLRRTFGRRLFLAGVDIETVAKFLGHESTVESLRYIGVNLDDMEKGMELLRKYDAKMGVNKA, from the coding sequence ATGTCCAAGAACGTCCGTACCCCAGATAGCTGCATCAAAGAATTCCTTGATACGAAGTTCAGAGGTGGCAAGCCATACACGAAGGACAAATGCAGATGGAGTCTCCAGCGCTCCAAGAGAATCTTGGAAGAAGGCGGTTTCGATGCATCCCCCTACAGAATCAATGCTGATGCTGTCGAGTACATACTCGAATACCACCGTTCTAACGGAAAACTCGATACGTACATCAAGGGAGAGATCGCTTATCTCAACAGATATCTCAAGTTCTTCAAGAATGAAGTCATCAAAGACATGGGCATCAGATTCTCTGCTGATATGAGAGTCAATGCACACTGGTTGGAGGAGGACCAATATCAGGCACTCATGAATGTCGAGAAAACCCCTCTCCAGGAAATGGTCATCCATCTTGAACTCCGCATGGGGCTGAGGAACGCAGAGTGCTGTCGTATCACATTGGATGACATCAACTTCAAAAGAAACGGCCCCTACATCAACGTCAAAGGAAAGGGCAGGGGAGACGGCAAGTACAGGTCCGTAAGCTTCAATGTTGAGACCAGAGAGGTTATCGACAGGTGGATGGAAGAAAGGGCAAAAATCGTCAAGATTGCCCAAGAGAACATCCCTTATTGGAAGGACCCGGGATATCTTCTCCTATGGTGCCATTACAAGAATCACCCAGAGGTCGGATACTATAAGGAACACACTGGCAGTCTTGACGATGCGGTCCTTGATCCTCTGAGGGAAAAGCTAGGTTTTCACTTCTGCAATCATGATCTCAGAAGGACCTTTGGTCGCAGACTCTTCCTTGCTGGTGTCGACATAGAAACGGTTGCCAAATTCCTCGGTCACGAGTCGACCGTTGAGTCCTTGAGATACATCGGAGTCAACCTCGACGATATGGAGAAGGGAATGGAGCTTCTCAGAAAGTACGATGCCAAGATGGGGGTCAACAAGGCTTAA
- a CDS encoding cysteine desulfurase family protein yields the protein MKYSIYADNAATTKIDPEAAEQLYSILTNDYSNPSQKYSFSKKIRTILDNSRKEIAQAINADPCEIIFTSGGTESDNWALRGTCVPTSSKTTVITSLFEHHAVLKNMNYLRNNGDKIIYLHPSKTGHIFSEELLSKIDHSTRIVSVMMVNNELGTIQPIKDLCKIAHDYGALFHTDAVQAMGHMNIDVKDLGVDMLSASAHKFNGPKGIGFLYVRKGTKLHSLIVGGEQEYGFRAGTENVASIAAMSKALINNIANITKIQSHLEMIESTFYNELNKRGVSYHINSCAPKLPGIISISFNKITGESLQIQLDIKGIYVSTGSACDSRNMQISHVLKAINLDPSLANNTIRISFGKYNTEKDAINVAMAIEQIVRDNN from the coding sequence ATGAAATACTCAATATACGCTGACAATGCTGCTACAACAAAAATCGACCCTGAGGCGGCAGAACAACTGTATTCTATTTTAACAAATGATTACTCGAATCCTTCTCAAAAATACTCATTCTCCAAGAAAATCCGCACTATCTTAGACAACTCTCGAAAAGAAATAGCACAAGCAATCAATGCCGATCCATGTGAAATAATATTCACTTCGGGTGGTACAGAGTCAGATAACTGGGCATTGCGTGGAACGTGTGTTCCGACATCCTCCAAAACGACGGTGATTACATCCCTATTTGAACACCATGCTGTTTTGAAAAACATGAATTATCTAAGAAATAATGGTGACAAAATCATTTATCTACACCCTTCAAAAACGGGACATATTTTCTCTGAAGAATTACTGTCAAAAATAGATCATAGCACCCGTATTGTCTCTGTAATGATGGTTAACAACGAGCTTGGCACAATTCAACCTATTAAGGACTTGTGTAAAATTGCCCATGATTACGGTGCATTGTTTCATACTGATGCTGTTCAGGCAATGGGTCATATGAATATCGATGTTAAAGACCTCGGTGTTGATATGCTATCTGCATCAGCTCACAAATTTAATGGGCCTAAAGGCATCGGTTTCCTCTATGTTAGAAAAGGAACCAAGCTTCATTCACTAATTGTTGGCGGAGAACAAGAATATGGATTCCGTGCAGGCACAGAAAATGTCGCGTCCATTGCGGCTATGAGTAAAGCCTTGATTAACAATATAGCCAACATTACGAAAATACAATCACACCTAGAAATGATTGAAAGCACCTTTTACAATGAATTGAACAAACGTGGTGTAAGTTACCACATCAACTCATGTGCTCCTAAATTACCAGGGATCATCAGTATTTCATTCAATAAAATCACTGGAGAATCCCTTCAAATTCAGTTAGACATCAAAGGGATATATGTGTCCACAGGGTCTGCTTGTGATAGTCGGAATATGCAAATATCTCATGTTCTCAAAGCAATTAATCTAGACCCCTCTCTCGCTAACAATACCATCAGAATATCATTTGGAAAATATAATACGGAAAAAGATGCGATAAACGTAGCAATGGCGATAGAACAAATAGTGAGAGATAACAATTGA
- the brxL gene encoding BREX system Lon protease-like protein BrxL, with product MYSPQKLKEIFPETTVYKDQTIMAIFKAEKLEAFLRDWILKRKENEDGQIPSIDELSKYIQKIIPHRNEKQQLEDEARTEGITRPFLAKINIAFNAKADYYCFELPDLGFTYTDTRIEDYVWNRIKKELIAEAGGWGLIKLGYNPPEDGKSGKFTLLEYNNFCPYEVSLEAYKEARSKIEDTEEWMDILLGAIDYNAEGFELKGNLEQDTWLAKHTMLTRLLPFVQSRINLFELAPQQTGKSYIFGKVSKYGWLAGGGSLSRAKLFLDMRPGAKTRGLVTFNDYVAIDEIKSIKFTNDKEMAGILKGYMEDGFVNVGGTKIEGDAGMIFLGNINVNRMMSGQDMFEELPEVFRDSALIQRIHGFIPGYFIPPLSPDMRMNGWALNTEYFTEIMHLMRSPSETMKYRGMVEELVLVESRAKNVSGREVEAVMRLCTAYMKLFFPHANNDLIKTIKFKEEFNRYCLEPAVAMQKTVLEQMQIINPEEFSNKCMATYRVR from the coding sequence ATGTATAGCCCTCAAAAACTAAAAGAAATCTTTCCTGAAACAACAGTATACAAAGATCAAACTATCATGGCGATCTTCAAAGCCGAAAAACTCGAAGCCTTCCTTAGGGATTGGATTCTAAAAAGGAAAGAAAACGAGGATGGACAGATTCCGAGTATTGATGAACTAAGTAAGTACATCCAAAAAATAATCCCGCATCGTAATGAGAAACAGCAATTAGAGGACGAGGCAAGAACCGAGGGCATAACCCGTCCCTTTCTTGCAAAAATCAATATCGCATTTAATGCAAAAGCAGACTATTATTGCTTTGAATTACCCGATTTGGGGTTCACATATACTGACACAAGAATAGAGGATTATGTTTGGAACAGGATTAAAAAAGAATTAATCGCTGAAGCTGGGGGGTGGGGTTTAATCAAACTTGGTTACAATCCTCCAGAAGATGGTAAATCTGGTAAATTTACCCTATTGGAATACAATAATTTTTGTCCATACGAAGTTAGCTTAGAGGCATACAAAGAGGCCAGATCAAAAATCGAAGACACTGAAGAGTGGATGGACATCCTCCTTGGTGCCATCGACTATAACGCCGAAGGTTTCGAATTGAAAGGCAATCTGGAACAGGACACGTGGTTGGCAAAACATACTATGTTGACACGCCTTTTGCCATTCGTCCAATCAAGAATTAATCTTTTTGAATTGGCCCCACAACAAACTGGTAAATCCTATATCTTTGGTAAAGTCAGTAAATATGGCTGGCTAGCAGGAGGGGGTAGCCTCAGTCGTGCAAAATTATTCCTGGATATGCGCCCCGGTGCCAAAACTAGGGGGTTAGTGACTTTCAATGACTATGTAGCCATAGATGAAATTAAATCCATTAAATTTACCAATGACAAAGAAATGGCCGGGATATTGAAGGGTTACATGGAAGACGGTTTTGTTAACGTTGGAGGAACAAAAATCGAAGGAGATGCTGGGATGATCTTCTTGGGAAATATCAACGTCAACAGGATGATGTCTGGCCAGGATATGTTCGAAGAACTCCCCGAGGTATTCAGAGATAGCGCATTAATACAACGTATACATGGGTTCATACCGGGCTATTTCATACCCCCGCTGTCACCGGACATGCGCATGAATGGCTGGGCGCTTAATACAGAGTATTTCACAGAAATTATGCATCTGATGAGAAGCCCCAGTGAAACAATGAAGTATCGTGGAATGGTAGAGGAACTGGTACTGGTCGAGTCCAGAGCTAAAAATGTATCTGGTAGAGAGGTTGAAGCAGTAATGAGGCTGTGTACAGCGTATATGAAATTATTTTTCCCTCACGCCAACAATGATCTCATAAAGACAATAAAATTCAAAGAAGAGTTCAACAGATACTGTTTAGAGCCAGCAGTTGCTATGCAAAAAACAGTACTGGAGCAAATGCAGATTATTAATCCTGAAGAATTTAGCAACAAATGTATGGCAACATACAGAGTTCGTTGA
- the pglZ gene encoding BREX-4 system phosphatase PglZ encodes MGFELEEYLGIPNDNNTCLEVVSNKDQEYNLIYQHISNGSKNVPIWELISESLTIDRPKVLFEVIKNQYRHENKPVTIAGISAYLSILDEGTVHDFYVELKNHLDQQDLNAKLVILSEYFDYTPFSNPKYQDSLQIVIITGEEKISGTPTISICPEQLCLDPSAFHSYPQLLEALNEPHEDFQYTLALETRKISRVGLNKSINATDNPEIIFEQMTGCRIECGEIDIEALFRECKTKSITLSQYMDEKIGLTTDPRELFVTLVSHLNDPFWKVYCYYIMKKINPNCFLSKVLSQKPTYKSFLHRYVVDAPIELINDTNAEIYAKERSSSLRDISQGKYVALVAEFVSRVKNEPNSTIWLNCNTVEEKCELISRVSITDTKQSISSTIAQLFPELDYYYSEYEYATPELTNYFRHYRYHKVTNTLTLDFIKLAESLAIPDIVPERDQELSRFKNETNTALLLVDGLGAEYIPLIVTELEKMSYKIELCEAVKVRLPTSTEFNKIDWNNNLLPEIKGIDNTAHNGAIKNENTSVERNFYESLRVIKDELLNRVSKSLSDYSKVIITADHGMSRLAVLANELKLVQTLEWEGEPDDWRFAKAPNSLAPPPEFIKKRDVENDTIYWVVRGYNRLPKSGGKKYELHGGASIEESLVPFIVVSSEWNDSKNSEQSVKSEVKKPEQIKEKALFADLD; translated from the coding sequence ATGGGGTTTGAGTTGGAGGAATACCTGGGGATACCTAATGACAATAACACATGCCTTGAGGTTGTTTCCAACAAAGATCAGGAGTACAATTTGATATATCAGCACATATCAAATGGATCGAAAAACGTCCCCATATGGGAACTAATCTCAGAATCACTAACAATTGATAGACCTAAGGTATTGTTTGAAGTCATAAAAAATCAATATCGCCATGAAAATAAACCTGTCACAATAGCCGGTATTTCTGCATACTTATCAATTCTGGATGAAGGCACGGTACATGATTTTTATGTAGAATTGAAAAATCACCTGGATCAACAAGATTTGAATGCCAAACTTGTTATCTTATCTGAGTATTTTGATTATACGCCATTCTCTAATCCAAAATACCAGGATTCACTTCAGATTGTGATAATAACTGGGGAAGAAAAAATTTCAGGAACCCCCACGATTTCAATCTGTCCAGAACAACTTTGCCTAGATCCTTCAGCCTTTCACTCATATCCTCAATTATTGGAGGCCCTGAATGAACCTCACGAGGACTTTCAATACACCCTAGCATTGGAAACCCGTAAGATTAGCAGAGTTGGACTGAACAAATCGATTAATGCTACAGATAATCCAGAAATAATTTTTGAACAAATGACCGGCTGCAGAATCGAATGTGGAGAAATAGATATCGAAGCATTATTCCGCGAATGCAAAACGAAATCAATCACATTATCCCAGTATATGGATGAAAAAATTGGATTGACTACAGACCCTCGGGAATTGTTTGTAACCCTAGTGTCTCATCTTAATGATCCTTTTTGGAAAGTGTATTGTTACTATATAATGAAAAAAATCAATCCGAATTGCTTCTTGTCGAAGGTTTTATCCCAGAAACCAACATACAAATCATTTCTTCACAGATATGTTGTTGATGCCCCAATCGAACTAATCAATGACACAAATGCAGAAATATATGCAAAAGAGCGGTCTTCCTCACTTAGAGACATTTCCCAAGGAAAATATGTGGCATTAGTAGCCGAGTTTGTCAGCCGGGTTAAAAATGAGCCCAATTCAACTATCTGGCTCAATTGCAATACTGTTGAAGAAAAATGTGAATTGATTTCTCGTGTATCGATAACAGATACGAAACAATCAATCTCGAGTACAATTGCACAGTTATTTCCAGAATTGGATTACTATTACTCAGAATATGAATATGCCACCCCAGAATTGACAAATTACTTCAGACATTATCGCTATCATAAAGTCACAAATACGCTAACTTTAGACTTTATCAAATTGGCTGAATCTTTGGCCATTCCTGACATAGTGCCCGAGAGAGATCAGGAACTATCACGCTTCAAAAATGAAACAAACACAGCACTTCTACTCGTAGACGGGCTTGGTGCAGAATACATCCCCCTGATAGTCACAGAACTTGAAAAAATGAGTTACAAAATAGAACTATGTGAAGCAGTAAAAGTGCGTCTACCAACATCTACTGAATTTAATAAAATCGATTGGAACAACAACCTACTGCCTGAAATAAAAGGCATTGACAATACAGCTCATAATGGAGCAATAAAAAATGAAAACACCTCTGTAGAACGTAATTTTTACGAGTCACTCAGAGTGATAAAGGACGAATTGTTGAATAGAGTCTCCAAATCCCTCAGTGATTATTCCAAAGTCATAATAACTGCCGATCATGGAATGTCTAGGCTGGCAGTTTTAGCTAATGAGTTAAAACTTGTTCAAACCCTCGAATGGGAAGGTGAACCCGATGACTGGAGGTTTGCTAAAGCGCCCAATAGTCTTGCCCCACCACCAGAATTTATTAAAAAACGTGACGTAGAAAACGACACGATATACTGGGTTGTTAGGGGATACAATAGGTTGCCTAAGTCCGGTGGTAAAAAATACGAATTACATGGGGGAGCGTCGATTGAAGAGAGTCTAGTTCCTTTTATAGTTGTATCCTCCGAATGGAATGATAGTAAAAACTCTGAACAGTCGGTTAAATCCGAAGTAAAGAAACCTGAACAAATCAAAGAAAAAGCTCTATTCGCTGACCTGGATTGA
- a CDS encoding IS1634 family transposase — MQPHCQGTSISCSRPDLPAVTYDCYRLLASRYGLDSNIFNIDSTNFGISAKEKTADIEGAAVPEWCGHPKDSKARIVYSLLSVTDENSIVCYERPYDGATADSEMDRGAIEFLSGKVDPSSTTLVADCKIATAPLVGLMTSEGFGFVAKCPENFGRKVRDDIVYSVSTGTMDPSSVRDGWEIYDTDAEVDGMMLRFVAYRTSDDIQAGIEYRREQDLKEAQALLGRFSSRLFNCEEDARRAITEALGNLSDSAYEVGWSVSEVESRSYGHRGRPRKDEKPTVRTEYRVDVSLEFDEERAKELSKDRSVRVLVTNLPRANGDAENIRFGATADTVLLTYLGQYHVEHAFRLMKDGMSMKKVYIQKPSRENAMMFVISIATMLTDLADHVLKREGVDTTFSDFVRRSVSLILARDPVSGDEHFMGPSILADEFMDVSEALGIDTDRLMC; from the coding sequence GTGCAACCGCATTGTCAAGGGACCTCGATATCATGTTCGAGGCCGGATCTTCCTGCTGTCACCTATGACTGCTACCGTCTTCTGGCCTCAAGATACGGGCTGGATTCGAACATCTTCAACATCGATTCGACCAACTTCGGCATATCCGCGAAGGAGAAGACCGCCGATATCGAGGGTGCGGCAGTACCGGAATGGTGCGGACATCCCAAGGATTCGAAGGCCAGGATAGTCTACAGCCTCCTTTCGGTCACGGACGAGAACAGTATCGTCTGCTACGAAAGACCGTATGACGGTGCCACCGCGGATTCCGAGATGGACAGGGGTGCCATAGAGTTCCTTTCCGGTAAGGTGGATCCCTCCTCGACCACATTGGTGGCCGATTGCAAGATCGCCACCGCTCCCCTGGTGGGGCTCATGACCTCCGAGGGGTTCGGTTTCGTAGCGAAGTGCCCGGAGAACTTCGGGCGCAAGGTGAGGGACGATATCGTTTATTCCGTATCCACGGGAACGATGGATCCCTCATCCGTACGTGACGGATGGGAGATATACGATACGGATGCCGAAGTGGACGGGATGATGCTGAGGTTCGTTGCCTATCGCACATCCGATGATATCCAGGCGGGTATCGAGTACCGCCGGGAACAGGATCTGAAGGAAGCGCAGGCGCTCCTCGGTCGTTTCTCCTCGAGACTGTTCAACTGCGAGGAGGATGCACGCAGGGCCATAACCGAAGCATTGGGGAACCTCAGCGATTCGGCGTACGAGGTAGGTTGGTCGGTATCGGAGGTGGAATCCCGTTCCTACGGGCACAGAGGAAGACCGAGGAAGGACGAGAAACCGACCGTGAGAACGGAATACCGGGTGGACGTTTCGCTGGAGTTCGACGAGGAGAGAGCCAAGGAGCTCTCGAAGGACCGCAGCGTAAGGGTCCTGGTGACCAACCTGCCGAGAGCGAACGGGGACGCGGAGAACATCCGCTTCGGCGCAACGGCGGATACGGTGCTGCTCACATACCTGGGGCAATACCACGTGGAACACGCCTTCAGATTGATGAAGGACGGGATGTCCATGAAGAAGGTGTACATCCAGAAACCTTCGAGGGAGAACGCGATGATGTTCGTGATCTCGATAGCCACCATGCTCACCGACCTTGCGGACCATGTTCTCAAGAGGGAAGGCGTCGATACCACTTTCTCGGATTTCGTGAGACGTTCCGTCTCCCTCATCCTCGCCAGGGATCCCGTATCGGGTGACGAGCACTTCATGGGCCCGTCCATTCTGGCGGACGAGTTCATGGATGTATCGGAAGCGTTGGGCATCGATACGGACAGGCTGATGTGCTAA
- a CDS encoding DUF4277 domain-containing protein has product MALDRSRDRGYVGLRATSALAMALFEQSGLRGLLDERIPVDKRRKLSIGYAVKAFIGDMMGHADRRALSRVSDPFMSAPVSEMFGEKMDLEGLGATALSRDLDIMFEAGSSCCHL; this is encoded by the coding sequence ATGGCATTGGACCGTTCTAGGGACAGGGGATACGTCGGCCTGAGGGCGACGTCCGCGTTAGCCATGGCGCTGTTCGAACAATCCGGTCTGAGAGGACTGTTGGACGAAAGGATCCCCGTGGACAAACGTCGCAAGCTCAGCATAGGATATGCCGTCAAAGCCTTCATCGGCGATATGATGGGTCATGCGGACCGCAGGGCACTGAGCAGGGTCTCCGACCCGTTCATGTCCGCTCCCGTATCCGAGATGTTCGGGGAGAAGATGGATCTGGAGGGATTGGGTGCAACCGCATTGTCAAGGGACCTCGATATCATGTTCGAGGCCGGATCTTCCTGCTGTCACCTATGA